ATTGCAAAATTCTTGTTTATGGTGAATACAATCAAAAATTAGTTAAGAAGTATAAAAATCTAATTTTTAAGGGTTCATATTCAGCTGAAAAAGATTTAAAAAATATTTTTGATAATGCTTCATTGTTATTAGTGACAAGTGATTACGAAGGTATGCCATATGTAGCTATCGAATCAATTATGCACTCAACACCAATAGCTATTAGACATACTTTTGCAGAAGCAGAAAATTTAGTTAAACACCAAAATGGTTTGTTATTTTCTAAAAAAATGTCTGCTAAAAAGATTGCACAAAAAATTAATTTTTTGTTAAATAATGAAGTTGAATATAATCAAATGGTACAAAATAATTCATTATGAATAAATGAATTGAAATATGAAAATTTTGTAAATAAATGAAAAGAAATTATTAAGAAATTTGAAAAATAATTAAAAATATAAAATTAGCACTAAAATAATTTAAGTGCTAAAAATTAAAAAAAATGTATATAATTTAATGTATCACTATAAAACAAAAGTATACGAAAGGTAAATTTTGAATATGTCAGATTCTGGAATTATTATAGGAATTGACCTTGGTACGACAAACTCTTGTGTTGCTGTAATGGAAGGCAATCAAAAGACAGTTTTAGAAAATCCTGAAGGTAAAAGAACTACTCCATCAATTGTTTCATATAAAAATGGTGAAGTTATAGTTGGTGATGCTGCAAAACGTCAAATGTTGACAAACCCAAATACAATTGTTTCTATTAAACGTTTAATGGGTACAAGCAAAAAAGTAACAATTGAAGAAAATGGTGTTAAGAAAGAATTGACACCTGAAGAAGTTTCTGCTCAAATTTTGACTTACTTAAAATCATATGCAGAAAAGAAAATTGGAAAAACAATTTCTCGTGCTGTAATTACAGTTCCAGCTTATTTCAATGATGCTGAACGTCAAGCAACAAAAGTTGCTGGTAAAATTGCTGGTTTGGAAGTTGAACGTATCATTAACGAACCTACTGCTGCTGCATTAGCATATGGTATTGATAAGTCTGATCGTGAAATGAAAGTTTTAGTTTATGACTTAGGTGGTGGTACATTCGACGTTTCATTACTTGACATTGCTGATGGTACATTTGAAGTTTTAGCAACTGCAGGTGATAACCGTCTTGGTGGTGATGATTGAGATAATAAGATTATTGATTGAATAGTTGAAAACATTACTAAAGATCATCCGAATTTAAAAATTCGTGAAGACAAAATGGCTATGCAACGTTTAAAAGAGGCTGCTGAAAGAGCTAAAATTGAGTTATCTGCTCAATTAGAAGTTAATGTTTCATTACCATTCATTGCTGTAACTGAATCTGGTCCAGTTAACTTTGATATGCAATTATCTAGATCTAAATTTGAACAATTAACTAAGGATTTAGTTGAAAGAACAAGAAACCCAATTAAAGACGTATTAACAGAAGCTAAAGTTGATCCTTCTCAAGTTGATGAAATTTTATTAGTTGGTGGTTCTACAAGAATTCCAGCTGTTCAAGCTTTAGTTGAATCAATGGTTCCTAATAAGAAACCTAACCGTACTATTAACCCCGATGAAGTTGTTGCAGTAGGTGCTGCAGTTCAAGGTGGTGTATTACGTGGTGATGTTAAAGATATCTTGTTATTAGACGTTACACCATTAACATTAGCAATTGAAACATTAGGTGGTGTTGCTACAGCCGTAATTAAACGTAACACAACTATTCCAGTTTCTAAGAGTCAAATTTTCTCAACTGCTCAAGATAATCAAGAATCTGTTGACGTTTCAGTTTGTCAAGGTGAACGTCCATTAGCTAAAGAAAATAAATCATTAGGTACATTTACTTTGGGTGGAATTGAACCTGCTCCTCGTGGTAAACCTCAAATTGAAATTACATTCAATATTGATGCTAACGGTATTTTGAATGTTAAAGCAAAAGATTTATCAACTGGAAAAGAAAATAGTATTACTATTAGCAATAGTGCAGAATTGAATGATGATGATATTCAAAGAATGATTCGTGATGCTGAAAGTAACAAAGAACGTGATGCTATGGTTCGTAAGCGAATTGAATTACGTAACGAAGGTGAAGGCATTGTTTTCAATATTAATGAAATCTTAAAATCAGATGATGCTAAAGAATTACCTGAAGAAGACAAAAATAAATTGAAAGATCTTGCTGACAATGTTCAAAAAGCATTGGATTCTCAAAATTGAGATGATCTTGAAGCAAAAGTTAATGACTTCAAAAAATGACGTGATGAAATGAGCAAAAAATACGGTGGAGGCACTGATAGTTCATCAGAACCTAAATAAAATTATTTTTTGTATAACAAGTAAGTAATTTAAAAAGCAACTTTTAATAGAGTTGCTTTTTTTTTTTTTTTTAAAAAAAATTTTAAATTTTTGAAGTTTAATTATTAAAAAAACAACTTTTTTTGTACATAAAAATTTGTTAAATTTGTTAAATCTAAATATATAAATTTTTTAGCAAATTACAATTTAAAAACTTGTTAATTATTTAAACTGAAATTTTTTTAAATAAAATATTATTTTTTTTATTTTTTATGCTTATAATTGATTACTAATTTTATTATTTTTAACCATATAAAAAGGTGATTAAAATTGGAAACAAAAAACTTTATTGAATTATCAAATGTCAATAAAATTTTTGATGATGGATTTGTTGCAGTTCGTAATTTTAATTTGACAATTAATCGTGGTGAATTTGTGACATTGCTTGGTCCTTCAGGATGTGGAAAAACAACAACATTAAAAATGTTAGCTGGTTTTGAACAACCAACATATGGACAAATTAAGATCAATGGCGTAGATATAAAAGATATGCCTGCTCACAAACGACCTTGTGCTACAGTTTTTCAAGATTATGCACTTTTTCCTAACATGACTGTTTATAAAAATATTTGTTATGGATTAAAAATTTTAAGAACTAATTTAGATTCAATTCCTAATTCAAGATATCAAGAAGCAAATAATGTGTATCAAGATGCTATTAAAATTGCGAAAGCCAAAATAAAATTTCTTGAAAAAAAACGAATTGATATTAAAAATAAAATGGATAAAATTTCTCAACAATATTTAAAAAATGAGTGATTTAATGAAAATCGCGAAATGCGAAATAGTCAATTTATTGATGAAATGATTAAGTTGCGTGAGCAAGTATTAGAAACAACTGATGAACAATTAATTATTAAAATTAAAAAACAAATGATTGAACTAAAAAATAATTTTAATAAGAAAAAATCAATTGATAGAAAATACGATAAACTTGTTAAAGAATATAATAATGTTGATTATTGAATTTCTTATTGAGAAACATATCCAATTTCGAAAAAAGAATCTTATGAAAAGCGAATGTTAACTCGACCATTAACAAAAAAAGAAATTGCTGAAAAAGCAGATAGAATAATTGAAAAAGTTGGTCTAAAAGGTAAGGAAAATAAATATCCATCAGAATTATCTGGTGGGATGCAACAAAGAGTAGCATTAGCAAGAGCGTTGGTTATAGAACCAGATATTCTTTTGTTAGATGAACCTTTATCTGCTTTGGACGCAAAAGTTCGTAAAACATTACAAGATGAATTGAAACGTTTGCATAATGAATTTAAATTAACATTTATTTTGGTAACTCATGATCAAGAAGAAGCATTAATTCTATCAGATAAAATTGTTGTAATGTCTGAAGGAGATATTGAACAAGTTGGCACACCTAGTGAAGTTTATGATGCACCCAAAAACGTTTGAGTTGCTAAATTTATTGGTGAAGCAAATATTTTTGATGGAATTTATTTGGGTGAACACAAAATTAAATTATCTAATGGAGTAATAATAGAAACCGACGAAGGAAATGATGGTTCTTTTGCAATTAATGAGAAAATCAATGTTCTTATTAGACCAGAAGATTTTGATGTTGTGCCAGCAGATAAAGGTATTTTTAATATTGAAGTTACTAATGCTACATATAAAGGCGTTTTGTGAGAAATCACAGGGTTATTAAATAATGAAACATCAATAACTGTTCAAAATATTGATTATGTAGAAATAAATCAAAAAGTTGGAATTACATTCGATAGTATTGATGTTCATATGATGAAGGTTTATGAATAATGTTACAAGTATTATCAAGCAAATTTGTAGATACTTTTAAAGCTAATAAAAAAATTTGATTATTACTACCATTTGCTTTATTTATTTTATTGTTGTTTGTTATTCCTTTAATAATTATATTAATTAATGCTTTTCAACCTGTTAGTGATTCTGGGATTAATGGAAGCATTGCAGATAATTTTAAAGTAGTTGATGGTTTTGTTTGAGAAAAAATTTGAAAATCACTTTGAATTTCAGTAGTATCCACAATTATTTCTTTTGTTATTGCATTCCCTTTTTGTTATTTATTATCTATATCTAAAAGTAAAGTATATAAATCATCAATTATTTTATTTGCTACAGCACCAATTTGAAGTAGTCTTTTAATTAAGTTAGTTGGTTTAAAATCATTATTTGATTTAATTGCAACTTCAGCAGCTGGTTCATTAACAATCAATAGTACTTACGGAGATGGATACACAATCATTGGAATTTGTTATGTATATATTCCCTTTTTAATCTTACCTTTATATTCTGTTCTAATAAATATGCCTAAAAATTATTTGTTAGCTAGTCAAGATTTGGGCAGAAATCATTTTGCCTCTATTTTCTTGATAGTTATTCCATATTGTAAAACAGCAATTGCTTCAGGAATAACTTTAGTATTGCTACCTGCATTTACAACTGTAGCTATTCCACAATTTTTAAACAACAACAACAATTCTAGTTTAATAGGTGATTACATTTTTAATTTAGGCAGTAATGCATTAGAAAGTAAAGTTGCGATTGCTCAAGCAAGCGCTTTAAGTTTAGTTTTAGGATTATTAATTTTATTAGTTTATATATTTTGAAAACTAACACCTAAAGTAGTTAGATTTTTAAAAAATAAAAATGCATGAAATATTTTGTCTAAAAAATTTAATGTCTTATTTAATTTGTTTAAAAAACCCAATAATTTAAAAAACAAGGAACAATAAAATGACTAGTGGAAAATTTCGTTCTTCATTAAGACAATCTTACATTTGAATTATTTTGATGATAATTTATTTGCCTTTGCTAGTTGTAATTATTATTAGTTTCAATAATTCAACAATACGCGGTAATATAAATTTAGTTTTTGGTGTTCCTGATTCTGGTATTGGTAG
This is a stretch of genomic DNA from Mycoplasmoides pirum ATCC 25960. It encodes these proteins:
- the dnaK gene encoding molecular chaperone DnaK, producing the protein MSDSGIIIGIDLGTTNSCVAVMEGNQKTVLENPEGKRTTPSIVSYKNGEVIVGDAAKRQMLTNPNTIVSIKRLMGTSKKVTIEENGVKKELTPEEVSAQILTYLKSYAEKKIGKTISRAVITVPAYFNDAERQATKVAGKIAGLEVERIINEPTAAALAYGIDKSDREMKVLVYDLGGGTFDVSLLDIADGTFEVLATAGDNRLGGDDWDNKIIDWIVENITKDHPNLKIREDKMAMQRLKEAAERAKIELSAQLEVNVSLPFIAVTESGPVNFDMQLSRSKFEQLTKDLVERTRNPIKDVLTEAKVDPSQVDEILLVGGSTRIPAVQALVESMVPNKKPNRTINPDEVVAVGAAVQGGVLRGDVKDILLLDVTPLTLAIETLGGVATAVIKRNTTIPVSKSQIFSTAQDNQESVDVSVCQGERPLAKENKSLGTFTLGGIEPAPRGKPQIEITFNIDANGILNVKAKDLSTGKENSITISNSAELNDDDIQRMIRDAESNKERDAMVRKRIELRNEGEGIVFNINEILKSDDAKELPEEDKNKLKDLADNVQKALDSQNWDDLEAKVNDFKKWRDEMSKKYGGGTDSSSEPK
- a CDS encoding ABC transporter ATP-binding protein, translated to METKNFIELSNVNKIFDDGFVAVRNFNLTINRGEFVTLLGPSGCGKTTTLKMLAGFEQPTYGQIKINGVDIKDMPAHKRPCATVFQDYALFPNMTVYKNICYGLKILRTNLDSIPNSRYQEANNVYQDAIKIAKAKIKFLEKKRIDIKNKMDKISQQYLKNEWFNENREMRNSQFIDEMIKLREQVLETTDEQLIIKIKKQMIELKNNFNKKKSIDRKYDKLVKEYNNVDYWISYWETYPISKKESYEKRMLTRPLTKKEIAEKADRIIEKVGLKGKENKYPSELSGGMQQRVALARALVIEPDILLLDEPLSALDAKVRKTLQDELKRLHNEFKLTFILVTHDQEEALILSDKIVVMSEGDIEQVGTPSEVYDAPKNVWVAKFIGEANIFDGIYLGEHKIKLSNGVIIETDEGNDGSFAINEKINVLIRPEDFDVVPADKGIFNIEVTNATYKGVLWEITGLLNNETSITVQNIDYVEINQKVGITFDSIDVHMMKVYE
- a CDS encoding ABC transporter permease, which codes for MLQVLSSKFVDTFKANKKIWLLLPFALFILLLFVIPLIIILINAFQPVSDSGINGSIADNFKVVDGFVWEKIWKSLWISVVSTIISFVIAFPFCYLLSISKSKVYKSSIILFATAPIWSSLLIKLVGLKSLFDLIATSAAGSLTINSTYGDGYTIIGICYVYIPFLILPLYSVLINMPKNYLLASQDLGRNHFASIFLIVIPYCKTAIASGITLVLLPAFTTVAIPQFLNNNNNSSLIGDYIFNLGSNALESKVAIAQASALSLVLGLLILLVYIFWKLTPKVVRFLKNKNAWNILSKKFNVLFNLFKKPNNLKNKEQ